In the genome of Phragmites australis chromosome 9, lpPhrAust1.1, whole genome shotgun sequence, the window GGAAAACACAGGGTGTAACAGTAGTGATTAGTGACTATGATGCAACATTCATTCAAGTATCTTGGCTTTTCATCTTCAGGTAGCACAACAACGCGTGGAGCATGAATCAATTATAGGACAATGCAACATCGCTTGATTGCCTTACATCCGACACCACCTAGGGTCTTCCTAGGTGTTCTGACAACAAAACTTGGCAAATGTCCCAGAATGAATGTACAAGGATTGTATCATGGAAACCCGGAGGGCACTCTTGGCTATCCGAGCTAGAATACATCGAGGAGAAAGTCCCATCCATAGTcagggttcaatttatcgaCAATAACCGGTCAAAATTCGTGATTAATGAGCTTATTgctccggtccggtttcagaaaccgaatggtaaccgaatttgaattcaaataattctaaaaataaaagaaattcaaaaaaatcccaaaaaaactaaagacaattcaaagaccttatgtgaaaacaaatttcaaaaataatatcgtttgcatcatattctatagggacgaagtttgaaaaaaatgaagaaagttGAAGCGttcggctcagttattaactcatattaagaaaaaacttaacatgcagacacatattttttgtgtaggaagtatcttaagaggatctttaaaattgatttcacttcatttagagttttattaatttctctatgatttttacaaagtttacaagcataaagtgaatatgttaagaaacagcattgtaattaacattttcatgtctactattattttttctacataaagtatagtataaataaactaataaaagtggttttactaattttagaggtgtgatgggtcagttatgaattaatctaatcgcaacacatttacacaatccagcatgttacaataattaactgatgagttcatgtatttttaaaagacataagatcatgtaagaagactaaaaaaattagtttcatgatttttggattagcaaagagtaaactatgcatttaacttagtttaacaaacacattttctcacagaaaattttcaacttttttatgagtataaatacttttatcatgtagatcatattacaaaaaaaccaacaaaatttgtttcacttgatttgaagctcagatgaattagttattgattttacaagattgcaccaatttttaggttttttattaaacttcactgaaaatcgagaaaaccgcttgataaatcgagaaaactgagcggttacccAAAAAACGAGTGGTTACGGACAATatggaaaattcgagaaaaccactcgataaatcgagaaaatcgcttgGTAACCGGTccgattcgaccggttaccaagAGACGATTTTgacaaatttttgatcaaattttaaattttaacaaaTAAATTTTGCACGAATTTCAGCTGAATTTTTAatggttatcgcgataaccacGCATTTTTGTTATCGGTCAGGCTCGGTAACCGAGCCTCGAACGGTAAGTCAAACCTTGCCCACAATTAGTTTCAATGTTCTGGAACCTTTCTCCGTGTGCCATGCTCTTGAACCTTCGATGTCAAGTTATATAACAATTGTATAATAATTATGTAATTTTAGGTTTCGTCATTTGTTAAATTATCGGTGCTATGTTTAGTGAGGTTGTACTTTGTTGACCAATATACCTTTCACAACTGCCCAATGCTCAGCTCTGTAATACTCTTACATATGATGTGTTCAAAGCTATCAGCCCGGAGCGATGTTTTTGTGGTTTTCTTCTATTGGACTTTTAGTCATTGTGCctgtattttgttatgttgtCTCTGCGGTGCTCTAAGGCTACTTTAGTTAGGTTCATAGCCCACTGtgttttctatgatttttatttCGTTTTCTCTTAATTAACTAAGCATGTTACCCCATCATACTCTTCTccttattaatataattaatacCGTTTGTTAAAAAAACCTTATTAATATAATTAGTACCGTTGGTTAAAAAAACCATCAGCCTTATCTCGCCCATAATACAGGCCTTTATTAAATGCTTTGCCTTGTGCATCTTCGGTTGATCATACATCGGGCTTACAAGAAACGATTGATGTTCCTGATCTGATGTAAACAGCCCTGCTGGAAAAATTGTGCAATCTGGGCGCATGGATGCTCGTTTGTTGGCTTGTTTTGGCCGGAGTGGGGCCTCAAAGGGTTATGTGCGTGTCTGAGAGGGCACGTCACCAATCTCATCTCGTCCATTTCCAGGTAACCATCATTATCTGGATGAGACTGGAtcgctggatcgatctatcttaTTAACCTGTCGCACTCCACACAACGAATTTCTTGTGCCCACCCCATATGTCAGtttcttatttattttctccttttatttCGAGATTATTACAGAGACACCTAATAAGATGGGGTCTAAAGTAGCTTCACTACCAATTTTGCTTCTGACAGTGAAAATCTACCGCACTGCCGAGTTCACAACTGGTAGTGAAGCTATtcctagaaaaaaaatctaagctcAAGCTACTCGAGATGAAGTCACTCGAGCTTGTCGCCAAACTCCCTGCACACACCGCCTCTTATGGACCCACCACGTCGCTGCTGCCAGTCCCGCCCGCGCtgccaccaccactgccaccCCCGCCATAGAGGGCTCGCGTAGtagaggtgccgccaccgccactgtCGCCCCACATGGACCTGTCGTGCCACTGTTGCCACTGCCGCCTGCACCGTGAGGTCGACGAACTTGTCACTTGCGTGGTAGAggtgctgctgccgccgccaccactaCCGCCCGCACTGCGAGGTCAACGAACTTGACGACGGGGAAGCCATGAACGAAGGGCCCTCGTCGCCACCGCCATTGTCGCCCCGCACGGACCCTCCACGTGCAGAAGAGataaaggggagagagaggcttgtggtggaaaagagataagggagaagataaagggagagagaggcttTTGCTAGAGCCGGATGTGATGACTGAGTACGAGAGCCAAAATTGCATTGAAATTTAATTTCGGGTCCGATCACCTATCACTGCCGATCAGTATTAAAAACCGCCAGTGTtaggtatcactgccagtttttgatataaaccggcaatgataattaTTAAAAACCGGTAATGATGCACTGATAATGCTAGTTtattatgaaccggcactgatgatgTATTAGTGATGATTTTAGTCaaatcgacactgatgaggtgttaTTTACGCTGAATTATGCGGTACTTCGTTCTGTCATTGCAGTTTTATAGACATAGTTTTACATTGTTTCAGTCGATGGCTTGTTTGAAATGTAGAAGCTTTACCAAAGTTTTACAGAAAACAATATAATTCCCGTAAAAGTCCAATGAAATCATCATTTTCCAACCTATGTCCTGGCATATtgacttcatatatatatatatatatatatatatatatatatatatatatatatatatatatatatatattgtcattTTTTCGCTCGTTCAATGATTTAACGAGCCTATGTAGTAGAACCATGCTTGTGTTCAAAATTGTAACCCTTCCCTAGTAAAAATTAAGAAAGTATCTGGATGCACTAATATTTTGGATAGTGTAACATGAAGATGGTTTCATCCATTTCTTGTGAAGACATGTAGGTGCATTCCATGGTTATCCCGATGTAAACACATAATCACACAGAAGAAGCCATCTCCAATTGATTCCTCTAAGCACACCATCTGTTCATCTCCATCCCAATTGGGAGCTAGCTAGGATAATGGAACCAACCCTAGCTATATACCACACCATCAGGTAGAAATAATGGGCTATACAACCAATGGTAAATGACTCAGCTCAGATTGTACACAGGACGAAATTGAACCCATGAAGTATATCTGTATGTGGTTCCCCTGTACTGCTCATATGTAGGTCTGCTTGACGAGCTTGAAGCCAGAGATGAGAGCGGAGAGGGCGAGGCACACGAAGGCGAAGAAGGCCATGCTGATGGACGCTGCCGACGAGTCGGTGAACACGCTGTCCTCGCCTTCGCGCATGCGGTTGGTGATCGGGATCGCGGCGGATAGCGCCGACATCAGAAGGTAGGCGGTCACCTGGAGGGGGAACAGCAACGACCGAGCTGTGAAATTGTTCAGGTCAAAATATATAGCAAGGTGCAGGAGAAGTAAAGAGTTGTGTCTTTTCAGATCGCAGTATCAAAGTGCAGGATAATGTTTGCAAAATCATATCACTTGCTCAGtttcatatatatgttttaCAAAATATTGTGAAGCATTAGAAATGCTCTTAAAGATAGCATGACAGTGGTATGTACCAACCAAATAACTCACTTTCGCTCCAGTAGTCATATGAGTTGGGTAGATCTACCGGAAGAAAAAGGGCTCAATTCAAGCTCCATGCATACACATGCAAGTTTCCATTGTCATGAAACCTCTGAGTATATTTTCCCAGCCCATATGGTGGATTTCAGGTTCAGATTATTAAAACTCAAATGGCTTTGTTTCGTCTAGCAGAATCGAGAAACCTTTTGTCTCAAAGTACATGTTTTCTGGCATCCACGCCGTTGTCATTCATCTTATCTACAATGGCGGAGCTAGGATTTTTCTGTTGGGTGTGCACTCTAAATTAGCATAAGACTGCAAATTTAATATATGAGTATAAAATTTACCAAAAtataatacaaatatatttaaaaaggTCTCACAATATCATAAATTAAACAATAagtttgaaattttgcaaaaaatacaaaataaacagttcaaatatgaaataaggCCTTACACAAATAGAAGATTATAATACTAGAATTAATCTGGCATTATAGCAATTCTCCCCTGAATTAAACTCAacttgaaaaataaaaagagtaaTTATAAATCACTAAAAGCAATTTCATGAGCTAAAAATGCTTTTAGAGTGTTCCTTATGTTCCAAATAGCCCTCCATAATTGTTCCAGAATTAATTGAAGTATTTTGGTATTTCTTTAGCCTTGCtttgatttttagaatttattaatCAATTGGAAACATAATAGAAACggaaaagaataaagaaaacttaaaaagaaaaaaccttTGGACCAAAACTCTAATCCTTTCTGGGTTGAGCTcaattctctttctttttttctcgttATTTTCTCAGACCGTCtcatttctttcttctctggaattcttttatttcttctttgggttttcttttcttctctagaCTATATACTATGAAAATGTTGGGCCAAACATTTGGGTAGTCTTAGGCCTACCCGAACCCCCACCTGGCTTCGCCCATGCTTATCTAGAACATTACCATTGAGCATCACTATCAAACGAATATAATATGAATTTGGTGCTTCCGAACGGCTGGATGCATCTATATGAATGTTTAATTTGACACATGGATTTGAGTCAACGATATAACACGGGTAGCATGATAATTAAGTACTGAAAGTGCCATATGGACCTCTGAAATGCATCATACTATCAGCTTGCGCAACAATTAAACACTGAAATACTATCACCCAAAATGCAATAGAATTAAACCTCCAGCGCTTAACACCTTGCGTAATGATTCCTAACACCTTGGAATCTTAGCCTGACACGGTTGTTCCGACGACGTGCTGATCAAGTGCAATATATTCTTCTGCTGATGCAGGATTTCACCGCAGCGGGCAAGTTATCTCTTGCTTTCCCTATCGTGCGAGCAATCGTGATTCTGCTAAAATCTCCTATGGGACAATGCTATCAGTGTTTGATGCAGAACTGCAAGATCCCAGGCACATCAACGTCCGACAACAGGAACAAGGGCTAGGAGCAGAATCGGCGAGACAACAAAACGAAAAAATTCAGCGCAGGTGGAGTAGGGAGAAGAATCGCAGGGGCTGACCTGGTCCCCGACGAAGTCGACGAGGAGGCCGGTCTTGGCATGCAGGTCCTGGCCGCCAGTGAGGCGGAGGCCGTGCCGGACAAGCTGCAGCGTCGTGTAGATGAAGGCGAGTAGCCCGATCGCGACAATGTACCTGACCGAACAACCAAAAGCCGTACGTTACGTACGGGTCACGCGCCGGACGGACAACCACCACCGGGCGCGGTGGGATTCATGAAGTGCGCGGGAGGGAGACGACCTCACCTGTACTCCTCGTAGTGGTCGAACTGCCTCCAGTCGCCGTGCTCGTTGAAGACCATGACGAGAAACGCCAGCAGGGAGAGCGCCCATGCCGCAGCGCGCAGCGCGGAGCCGGACCTGTCCAGCAGGTCCTGcgtccgccaccgccgcagcaCGGCTCccaccacgccgccgccgtcggcagAGGCGCCCTGGCCCTGGGCCGGGGCGGCCGCGGCCTTCTCGAGGTCGGCGCCAGCGTCGGCCATGGCGGCTGGTGACTGGCGAGTGCTCGCGGGATCTGGAAACGGAATTGGTTAGGCGGCTCGATGGTTGGTTCTTGCAGCTCGCGCGTCGCAAGACACTTATACAACGAAGCGCGCTATTTTTGGGTGGCCCCGGCCAAGGATCTTCTGTGGCGCCGTCCGTCTGCCATGTGCCAGTCATACTTGGGAGCATTCTTCATACATGAGGAGTAGCACCGGAGGAAAAGCTCGAAGCTAATGATCTGGCTCAGCAAGTATTTGACTTGGCTCGATGTATTTTTGTAGCGAGCCAAGCTGCTCAGCATGTTTTTTTGACTCAGCTCCTGACCTGGCTCAACACCTTTAGTTAACAAGGTGGCTAGAGTTAGCTTACTAGCGCAAGCCATAGAAGGCCCAACAAGCAAGAGCCCTAACATGAGTCTAGAAGGAATGGAAGCCCACCGAAGAGAATGTGAAGTGTCTCGTATTGTTGTATCTGTAACTTGTTCATCTCACTCGCACCCGACGCCTCCCGTTCCCCGCTTGCTCGTTTGCACGGAGAAGAAAGGGGGCAACTAGAGTTTCAACACCCCCTAACCTTCACGCACCTCCTACCTTTGACGCCGCTTCACCTC includes:
- the LOC133928692 gene encoding CASP-like protein 4B4, whose amino-acid sequence is MADAGADLEKAAAAPAQGQGASADGGGVVGAVLRRWRTQDLLDRSGSALRAAAWALSLLAFLVMVFNEHGDWRQFDHYEEYRYIVAIGLLAFIYTTLQLVRHGLRLTGGQDLHAKTGLLVDFVGDQVTAYLLMSALSAAIPITNRMREGEDSVFTDSSAASISMAFFAFVCLALSALISGFKLVKQTYI